Proteins found in one Rhodovulum sp. MB263 genomic segment:
- a CDS encoding hemin-degrading factor, translating to MGDGKPMSPEQIRSIRQEKSTARSRDLADRLGLAEAELLAAEAGRGVTRIAAHPDALMQAMPGLGEVMALTRNDSAVIEKVGTYGDYTPGDHAAMVLSPAIDLRIFPRHWVHGFAVEEEKGGKARRSLQIFDAAGDAVHKIHLRDGSDAGAWQDLVAALRLEDQSDSLALDPRSPVEPALIRPEAEATLRAQWDRLTDTHQFLQMVRKLKMNRLGAYRIAGAPYVRPLSPGCLHGLLNALADEALPFMMFVGNRGCIEIHSGPIATVKPTGPWLNILDPGFNLHLRADRVAEVWAVTKPTRRGPAISVEAFDADGMLILQAFGMRVGEVDHTGPWGEIVAALPGLEVAV from the coding sequence ATGGGAGACGGCAAGCCGATGTCGCCAGAGCAGATCCGGTCGATCCGGCAGGAGAAATCGACCGCGCGGTCGCGCGATCTGGCCGACCGGCTGGGGCTGGCCGAGGCCGAGCTCCTGGCCGCCGAGGCCGGCCGAGGCGTGACCCGGATCGCCGCTCATCCCGATGCGCTGATGCAGGCGATGCCCGGCCTCGGCGAGGTGATGGCGCTGACCCGCAATGACAGCGCGGTGATCGAGAAGGTCGGCACCTATGGCGATTACACGCCCGGCGATCATGCCGCGATGGTGCTGAGCCCGGCCATCGATCTCAGGATCTTTCCCCGCCACTGGGTCCATGGCTTCGCCGTCGAGGAAGAGAAGGGCGGCAAGGCGCGCCGCTCGCTCCAGATCTTCGATGCGGCCGGGGATGCGGTGCACAAGATCCATCTGCGCGACGGCTCGGATGCCGGGGCCTGGCAGGATCTGGTGGCGGCGCTCCGGCTCGAGGACCAGTCCGACAGCCTGGCGCTCGATCCCCGCAGCCCGGTCGAGCCCGCCCTGATCCGGCCCGAAGCCGAAGCGACGCTGCGTGCGCAATGGGACCGGCTGACCGACACCCATCAATTCCTGCAGATGGTGCGCAAGCTGAAGATGAACCGGCTCGGGGCCTACCGGATCGCGGGCGCGCCCTATGTCCGGCCGCTGTCGCCCGGCTGTCTGCACGGGCTTCTGAACGCGCTGGCCGACGAGGCGCTGCCCTTCATGATGTTCGTCGGCAACCGGGGCTGCATCGAGATCCATTCTGGCCCGATCGCCACGGTCAAGCCGACAGGCCCCTGGCTGAACATCCTGGATCCGGGCTTCAACCTGCATCTGCGCGCCGATCGCGTGGCCGAGGTCTGGGCCGTCACCAAGCCCACCCGTCGCGGCCCGGCGATCTCGGTCGAGGCCTTCGATGCCGATGGCATGCTGATCCTGCAGGCCTTCGGCATGCGCGTGGGCGAGGTCGATCACACGGGGCCCTGGGGCGAGATCGTCGCGGCGCTGCCGGGGCTCGAGGTGGCGGTATGA
- a CDS encoding protein-glutamate O-methyltransferase CheR, which translates to MSASSLALLQTGCAETGDRIDDQSFARIAALVNRQTGIRLPPSKRTMVEARLRRRMRACGKPDLAAYCRFLFDEGGLDRETLHLIDVVTTNKTDFFREPDHFRFLAGPGLEAMLARRGRPSRLKLWSAASSIGAEAYTIAMVLADAAARGPGFDFTVLGTDISTAVLAQARMAIYPSAFAAPVPEPMRRRYFMQARDPARQELRVVPELRARVSFARLNLMEAQYAVDADFDAIFLRNVLIYFEREVQIAVVGRLIRHIRPGGFLFLGHSESSVGNELPLRQLAPATFQVL; encoded by the coding sequence ATGTCCGCCTCTTCGCTTGCCCTTTTGCAGACCGGCTGCGCCGAAACCGGCGACCGCATCGACGACCAGAGCTTCGCGCGCATCGCCGCGCTGGTGAACCGCCAGACCGGCATCCGGCTGCCGCCCTCGAAACGGACCATGGTCGAGGCGCGGCTGAGACGGCGCATGCGCGCCTGCGGCAAGCCGGACCTCGCCGCCTATTGCCGCTTCCTGTTCGACGAGGGCGGGCTCGACCGCGAGACCCTGCACCTGATCGACGTGGTCACCACCAACAAGACCGATTTCTTCCGCGAGCCCGACCATTTCCGGTTTCTGGCCGGTCCCGGGCTCGAGGCGATGCTGGCGCGGCGCGGCCGGCCCTCGCGGTTGAAGCTCTGGAGCGCGGCCAGCTCGATCGGGGCCGAGGCCTATACCATCGCCATGGTGCTGGCCGATGCGGCGGCGCGGGGCCCGGGCTTCGATTTCACCGTTCTGGGCACCGACATCTCGACCGCGGTGCTGGCCCAGGCCCGGATGGCGATCTATCCCAGCGCGTTCGCAGCGCCGGTGCCCGAGCCGATGCGCCGACGCTATTTCATGCAGGCGCGCGACCCGGCCCGCCAGGAGCTGCGGGTGGTGCCCGAGCTGCGCGCCCGGGTCTCCTTCGCGCGGCTCAACCTGATGGAGGCGCAATATGCCGTCGATGCCGATTTCGACGCGATCTTCCTGCGCAATGTCCTGATCTATTTCGAGCGCGAGGTGCAGATCGCCGTGGTCGGACGGCTGATCCGCCATATCCGGCCGGGCGGGTTCCTGTTTCTCGGCCATTCCGAAAGTTCGGTCGGAAACGAGCTGCCCTTGCGCCAGCTCGCCCCGGCGACGTTTCAGGTTCTGTGA
- a CDS encoding chemotaxis protein CheW, with amino-acid sequence MADQTQYVTLGAADCLFAVPVERVQQILETQPIAAMPHAPADFLGMIDMRGQSVPVMDLRTRLALTAAEDSHSTRIMVLDARIGEVPRRIGLKTDRVFEVTELDTGSMEAPPDLGASWRTEFVAGVGRRNGAFVTVLDLDRLFAADDLPAAAACP; translated from the coding sequence ATGGCCGATCAGACCCAATATGTGACGCTCGGCGCCGCCGACTGTCTCTTCGCCGTGCCCGTCGAACGGGTGCAGCAGATCCTCGAAACCCAGCCGATCGCGGCGATGCCGCATGCGCCGGCCGATTTTCTGGGCATGATCGACATGCGCGGCCAGAGCGTGCCGGTGATGGATCTGCGCACCCGGCTGGCGCTGACGGCGGCCGAGGACAGCCACAGCACCCGGATCATGGTGCTCGATGCCCGTATCGGCGAGGTGCCGCGTCGGATCGGGCTGAAGACGGACCGGGTGTTCGAGGTCACCGAGCTCGATACCGGCTCGATGGAGGCGCCGCCCGATCTGGGCGCCTCCTGGCGCACCGAGTTCGTGGCAGGCGTCGGCCGCCGGAACGGCGCCTTCGTGACCGTTCTCGACCTCGACCGCCTGTTCGCCGCGGACGACCTGCCCGCCGCTGCCGCCTGCCCCTGA
- a CDS encoding iron ABC transporter permease: MVAVSPEHSGPAPHWDRAPRAWRLTVLLALALVAISAASLAVGAAGTMPWTVLADMAAGREIALADRVVLFEIRLPRLAMGALVGAALAVSGAVMQGLFRNPLADPALVGISAGAGLGAISAIVLGGLLPAAIAGALGYYLVPLAAFAGAWAMTLLLYGIATRRGRTSIATMLLGGIALGALAGALSGILVYMADDAQLRDLTFWQLGSLAGATWTKLAAAAPLMILALVAAPMLGRGLNGLALGEAAAAHVGIPVQRLKTVAVLTVAGATGAAVAVSGGIGFVGIVVPHLLRLATGPDHRPLLVNAALLGAALLIGADMIARSLIAPAELPIGIVTAILGGPVFLWILLRRRGLLEI; encoded by the coding sequence GTGGTCGCAGTTTCGCCCGAACACTCCGGCCCCGCCCCGCACTGGGACCGCGCCCCCCGTGCCTGGCGGCTGACGGTGTTGCTGGCACTGGCGCTGGTGGCGATCTCTGCGGCAAGCCTTGCCGTCGGCGCCGCGGGCACCATGCCCTGGACGGTTCTGGCCGACATGGCGGCGGGGCGCGAGATCGCGCTGGCCGACCGGGTCGTTCTGTTCGAGATCCGCCTGCCGCGGCTTGCCATGGGCGCCCTGGTCGGCGCGGCGCTGGCGGTTTCGGGCGCGGTGATGCAGGGCCTCTTCCGCAACCCGCTGGCCGATCCGGCACTGGTCGGCATCAGCGCAGGAGCGGGACTGGGCGCGATCTCGGCCATCGTTCTGGGCGGGCTGCTGCCGGCGGCCATCGCGGGCGCTTTGGGCTATTACCTGGTGCCGCTGGCTGCTTTCGCAGGGGCCTGGGCGATGACGCTTCTGCTTTACGGGATCGCCACACGGCGCGGTCGGACGTCGATCGCGACCATGCTTTTGGGAGGCATCGCGCTCGGGGCGCTGGCCGGGGCGCTTTCGGGCATTCTGGTCTACATGGCCGATGACGCGCAGCTGCGCGACCTGACCTTCTGGCAGCTCGGCTCGCTTGCCGGGGCCACCTGGACCAAGCTTGCCGCCGCCGCGCCGCTGATGATCCTGGCGCTTGTCGCCGCGCCGATGCTGGGGCGGGGGCTGAACGGGCTGGCGCTGGGCGAGGCCGCCGCCGCGCATGTCGGCATCCCGGTGCAGCGGCTCAAGACCGTGGCGGTTCTGACCGTGGCGGGCGCCACCGGGGCCGCGGTCGCGGTCAGCGGCGGCATCGGCTTCGTCGGCATCGTCGTGCCGCATCTGCTGCGCCTCGCGACCGGGCCCGATCACCGCCCGCTGCTGGTCAATGCCGCCCTGCTGGGCGCGGCCCTGCTGATCGGTGCGGACATGATCGCCCGCAGCCTGATCGCGCCGGCCGAACTGCCCATCGGCATCGTCACCGCCATTCTCGGCGGGCCGGTCTTCCTGTGGATCCTGCTGCGTCGCCGCGGCCTGCTGGAGATCTGA
- a CDS encoding chemotaxis response regulator protein-glutamate methylesterase, with amino-acid sequence MTFQSGFTGQSSLPGRKWRVLIVDDSASVRRVLSDIIASDPCLEVMGTAADPYAAAERIGRELPDVIFLDIEMPRMDGLTFLRKIMAQRPLPVVICSSLTEEGSAALMAAMEAGAVDVVTKPRMGSVEFLQHSRMMICDTARAAAQARLRPVRARRMQVEKKLSADAVLPPRPGRGPARASAERIVCIGASTGGTEAIREVLEALPADCPPVVIVQHMPEGFTAAFARRLDGLCAMSVREARDGDPILPGQVLIAPGNRHMTIARAGAHARVTILDGPPVCRHRPSVDVMFRSAAQQLGSGAAGILLTGMGEDGAQGLLEMRETGAATFAQDEESSVVYGMPREAVERGAAGRVLPLSRIAPAILQFGATPAPCGAGK; translated from the coding sequence ATGACCTTCCAATCCGGCTTTACCGGCCAATCCAGCCTTCCCGGCAGGAAATGGCGTGTCCTGATCGTCGACGATTCCGCCTCGGTGCGGCGCGTTCTCAGCGACATCATTGCCAGCGACCCCTGTCTCGAGGTCATGGGCACCGCCGCCGATCCCTATGCCGCGGCCGAGCGGATCGGCCGCGAGCTGCCCGACGTGATCTTTCTCGATATCGAGATGCCGCGCATGGACGGGCTGACCTTCCTGCGCAAGATCATGGCCCAGCGCCCGCTGCCGGTGGTGATCTGCTCGAGCCTGACCGAAGAGGGCTCGGCCGCGCTGATGGCGGCGATGGAGGCGGGCGCGGTCGATGTCGTGACCAAGCCCCGGATGGGCTCGGTCGAGTTCCTGCAGCATTCGCGGATGATGATCTGCGACACTGCGCGTGCCGCGGCCCAGGCACGGCTCCGGCCGGTGCGGGCCCGGCGGATGCAGGTCGAGAAGAAGCTCAGCGCCGATGCGGTGCTGCCGCCCCGGCCCGGGCGCGGCCCGGCCCGGGCCAGTGCCGAACGGATCGTCTGCATCGGGGCCTCGACCGGCGGGACCGAGGCGATCCGCGAGGTGCTCGAGGCCCTGCCGGCCGATTGCCCGCCGGTCGTGATCGTCCAGCACATGCCCGAGGGCTTTACCGCGGCCTTTGCCCGGCGGCTCGACGGGCTTTGTGCGATGAGCGTGCGCGAGGCCCGCGACGGCGATCCGATCCTGCCCGGTCAGGTGCTGATCGCGCCGGGCAACCGTCACATGACCATCGCGCGGGCCGGCGCGCATGCGCGGGTGACTATTCTCGACGGACCGCCGGTCTGCCGGCACCGGCCTTCGGTCGACGTGATGTTCCGCTCGGCGGCACAGCAGCTCGGCAGCGGTGCGGCGGGGATCCTGCTGACCGGCATGGGCGAGGATGGCGCGCAGGGACTTCTGGAAATGCGCGAGACCGGTGCCGCGACCTTCGCCCAGGATGAGGAAAGCTCGGTGGTCTACGGCATGCCGCGCGAGGCCGTCGAACGCGGCGCGGCGGGCCGGGTCCTGCCGCTTTCGCGCATCGCGCCCGCGATCCTGCAATTCGGCGCGACGCCCGCCCCCTGCGGGGCAGGCAAATGA
- a CDS encoding heme ABC transporter ATP-binding protein, producing MLEATDITIRLGRREILSRVDFRARPGQITAIVGPNGSGKTTLLRALTGELSHDGRIRLNHHDPASLRPWVLAALRGVLPQATPMAFPFTAAEVVRLGLMGGIEAAEPDLVSKALARVGLAGFEPRSYQELSGGEQQRVQLARVLAQVWHPTAHGQPRWLFLDEPVSALDIGHQLQVMRIVRDFADRGGGIVTVMHDLNLTAMFADSVALMSGGGLMAQGAPAEVLCDDLLSRAYLCPLRVNALPAAGLYLLPQASGPIAAE from the coding sequence ATGCTCGAGGCCACCGATATCACCATCCGTCTGGGCCGCCGCGAGATCCTGAGCAGGGTCGATTTCCGCGCGCGGCCCGGACAGATCACCGCCATCGTCGGCCCGAACGGTTCGGGCAAGACGACCCTTCTGCGAGCACTCACCGGTGAACTCTCCCATGACGGGCGGATCCGGCTGAACCACCACGATCCCGCCTCCCTAAGGCCCTGGGTGCTCGCAGCCCTTCGGGGGGTGTTGCCACAGGCCACGCCGATGGCCTTTCCCTTCACCGCCGCCGAGGTGGTCCGGCTGGGCCTGATGGGCGGCATCGAGGCGGCCGAGCCCGATCTGGTGTCCAAGGCGCTGGCGCGGGTCGGTCTGGCGGGCTTCGAGCCGCGCTCCTATCAGGAACTGTCGGGCGGCGAGCAGCAGCGGGTGCAGCTGGCCCGGGTGCTGGCGCAGGTCTGGCATCCGACCGCCCATGGCCAGCCGCGCTGGCTGTTTCTCGACGAGCCGGTCTCGGCCCTCGATATCGGTCACCAGCTTCAGGTGATGAGGATCGTCCGCGACTTCGCCGACCGGGGCGGCGGCATCGTCACCGTCATGCATGACCTGAACCTCACCGCGATGTTCGCCGACAGCGTGGCGCTGATGTCGGGCGGCGGGCTGATGGCGCAGGGCGCGCCTGCCGAGGTGCTGTGCGACGATCTTCTCAGCCGGGCCTATCTGTGCCCGCTGCGCGTGAACGCGCTGCCTGCCGCCGGACTTTACCTTCTGCCTCAGGCCAGCGGTCCCATTGCTGCCGAATGA
- a CDS encoding hemin ABC transporter substrate-binding protein produces the protein MIRPLVALTVAVLAALPAGAAERVVSLGGAVTEIVAALGEADRLVGRDTTSSWPEAVTALPDLGYVRGLSAEGVLSVAPDLILAEEGAGPPEAVDLLKSATIPFVEVPDGYDREAVVAKIETVADALGVPEKGALLAADVGRALDAAVAQAAEGPARRVLFVLSVQGGRLLAGGRDTAADGIIRLAGGVNAVTGFEGYKPLTDEAVTRAAPDVILMMSRAGAEDLEAEVLALPAVRTTPAAARGALVSMDGLYLLGFGPRTAQAVRDLAAALDRAGS, from the coding sequence ATGATCCGCCCGCTTGTCGCCCTGACGGTCGCGGTCCTGGCCGCGCTGCCCGCAGGGGCGGCCGAGCGCGTGGTCTCGCTTGGGGGCGCCGTGACCGAGATCGTCGCGGCGCTGGGCGAGGCCGACCGGCTGGTCGGGCGCGACACCACCTCGAGCTGGCCCGAGGCCGTGACCGCCCTGCCCGATCTGGGCTATGTCCGGGGGCTCTCGGCCGAGGGCGTGCTGTCGGTCGCCCCCGACCTGATCCTGGCCGAAGAGGGGGCGGGTCCGCCCGAGGCGGTCGATCTGCTGAAATCCGCCACGATCCCCTTCGTCGAGGTGCCCGACGGCTATGACCGCGAGGCGGTGGTTGCCAAGATCGAGACCGTTGCCGATGCGCTGGGTGTGCCTGAAAAGGGCGCGCTCCTCGCCGCCGATGTGGGGCGCGCGCTCGATGCCGCTGTCGCGCAGGCCGCCGAGGGCCCCGCGCGGCGGGTGTTGTTCGTCCTTTCCGTACAGGGCGGGCGGCTGCTGGCGGGCGGGCGCGACACCGCCGCCGACGGCATCATCCGGCTTGCGGGCGGGGTGAATGCCGTGACCGGCTTCGAGGGCTACAAGCCGCTTACCGACGAGGCCGTCACCCGGGCCGCCCCCGACGTGATCCTGATGATGTCGCGCGCGGGGGCCGAGGATCTGGAGGCCGAGGTGCTGGCCTTGCCGGCGGTCCGCACCACGCCCGCCGCCGCCCGTGGCGCGCTGGTCTCGATGGACGGGCTTTACCTTCTGGGCTTCGGTCCGCGCACGGCCCAGGCGGTGCGCGATCTGGCGGCCGCGCTCGACCGCGCGGGGAGCTGA
- a CDS encoding methyl-accepting chemotaxis protein has protein sequence MNLSLRAKLSLAFGALLLLISLLGGVAILQMNRINAQSTIIAENWLPSVDEVRKLDTIMARYRAYEYAHVLATGDSEFERIETHIDSIRGQLDASGAAYEALIIAPEERQLYTRFNDKLASYLENSKRILHYSRSNQKDLASRQMSDSLAQFDTVTADLTQLVAFSSNGAQSASAEGDIAYATSQKVVFGMIALALLVGIGTAIFLIRNITRALGGEPDYARDVIREIAGGNLEVAVVTRAGDSDSLLAAARDMVAKLREVITEVAVSARNVGSGSQEMSAAAEELGQGATEQAASTEEVSSSMEEMAANIKQNADNAAQTEKIARQSAGDAKSSGEAVGKAVRAMETIAEKILIVQEIARQTDLLALNAAVEAARAGEHGRGFAVVASEVRKLAERSQAAAQEISGLSGDTVKAAQQAGEMLTRLVPDIQRTSELVAEISNASQEQNAGAAQINVAIQQLDKVTQQNTSASEQMASTAEELESQSGQLQQVIGYFRLALDELAGRGGAHAAGASRAGRADSSPVEEAIRRTLTAPGRRHPAPSHKAAAGGFMLDMGGDDEIDGQFLRPGAV, from the coding sequence ATGAACCTATCCCTCAGAGCAAAGCTCTCTCTCGCCTTCGGCGCCCTGCTGCTGCTGATCAGCCTTTTGGGGGGCGTGGCGATCCTGCAGATGAACCGGATCAACGCGCAGTCGACGATCATCGCCGAAAACTGGTTGCCCAGCGTCGACGAAGTGCGCAAGCTCGACACGATCATGGCCAGGTATCGCGCCTACGAGTATGCGCATGTTCTGGCCACCGGCGACTCCGAATTCGAACGGATCGAGACCCATATCGACAGCATCCGGGGTCAGCTCGACGCCAGCGGCGCCGCCTATGAGGCTCTGATCATCGCGCCCGAGGAACGTCAGCTTTACACGCGGTTCAATGACAAGCTCGCGAGCTATCTCGAGAATTCCAAACGGATCCTGCACTATTCGCGCAGCAACCAGAAGGACCTGGCGAGCCGCCAGATGAGCGACTCGTTGGCGCAGTTCGACACGGTCACGGCCGATCTGACGCAACTGGTGGCCTTCAGTTCGAACGGCGCGCAATCGGCCAGTGCCGAGGGCGACATCGCCTATGCGACCTCGCAGAAGGTGGTGTTCGGGATGATCGCGCTGGCGCTTCTCGTCGGCATCGGCACTGCCATCTTCCTGATCCGCAACATCACCCGGGCGCTGGGCGGCGAGCCCGACTATGCCCGCGACGTGATCCGCGAGATCGCGGGCGGCAATCTCGAAGTCGCTGTGGTGACCCGCGCGGGCGACAGCGACAGCCTGCTGGCGGCGGCACGCGACATGGTGGCCAAGCTGAGGGAAGTGATCACCGAGGTCGCGGTCTCGGCCCGCAATGTGGGCTCGGGCAGCCAGGAGATGTCGGCCGCGGCCGAAGAGCTGGGCCAGGGCGCCACCGAGCAGGCGGCGTCGACCGAGGAAGTGTCCTCGTCGATGGAAGAGATGGCCGCCAATATCAAGCAGAATGCCGACAATGCCGCGCAGACCGAGAAGATCGCGCGCCAGTCGGCGGGCGATGCCAAAAGCAGCGGCGAGGCCGTGGGCAAGGCCGTCAGGGCGATGGAGACCATCGCCGAGAAGATCCTGATCGTGCAGGAAATCGCCCGTCAGACCGATCTTCTGGCACTGAATGCGGCGGTCGAGGCGGCGCGGGCCGGCGAACACGGGCGCGGTTTTGCGGTGGTGGCCTCCGAGGTGCGCAAGCTGGCCGAGCGCAGCCAGGCCGCCGCGCAGGAGATCTCGGGCCTCTCGGGCGACACGGTCAAGGCCGCGCAGCAGGCCGGCGAGATGCTGACCCGGCTGGTGCCCGACATCCAGCGCACCTCCGAACTGGTGGCCGAGATCTCGAATGCCAGCCAGGAGCAGAATGCCGGGGCCGCCCAGATCAACGTCGCGATCCAGCAGCTCGACAAGGTGACCCAGCAGAATACCTCGGCCTCCGAACAGATGGCCTCGACCGCCGAAGAGCTGGAAAGCCAGTCCGGCCAGCTGCAGCAGGTGATCGGCTATTTCCGGCTGGCGCTCGATGAACTGGCCGGGCGCGGCGGAGCCCATGCTGCGGGGGCGTCCCGGGCTGGCCGGGCCGACAGCTCGCCGGTCGAGGAGGCGATCCGCCGGACCCTCACCGCCCCGGGCCGCCGCCATCCCGCCCCTTCGCACAAGGCCGCGGCCGGAGGCTTCATGCTCGACATGGGCGGCGATGACGAGATCGACGGACAGTTCCTGCGCCCTGGCGCGGTCTGA
- a CDS encoding TonB-dependent receptor plug domain-containing protein: MTVGLLACGTAIGLAWPATAQESFSLDPVMLGQSKREVRTDTAISETVVDEEEIEDRQATTIAELVDSVPGVSLINGTTPQGSGINIRGFGATSSYGSDQKVAIQVDGASVGSEELYRIGTQLFTDPALYKEVTVIRGTAGTFEYGSGIIGGLIRLDTKDASDFTGGEPGFKLRQTLQYGTNGDAWASSTIFAWQPDENLEFLGNYTYRSQGVQKDGDGNGIGDDGFDLPSWMLKGKYTFGEAREHYVKLSYSDTSSDQKDVPYDTFGTTTDMFGNVDRKIRSKTAVLEYGFNPAGNDLINLTATLSYAEQKIDQDYVPGSSSCETTFCGIPFPPGGFAATNADHRYETTKLTVRNQAMFQTGLLDHDLRMGVEYIRKERLDAASAPGGTDRRRALFVVDDISFGGLTLTPALRYESQDIGGDSYADYDNDALMGGLSARYAFGNGWAVFGGAAYTENLPIIDDLDTPAYMTRSEKARTYELGFSYDRGTVFADGDDLALKLTAYHTTVWDITSYTTDMMVPITDARMKGLELEAAYSLPSGHYVDLNADIARGEITTPGVPDDWEGTPADQVRVTLGRKWGDTLDLSWEVAHAAEMNRSAEPSGSSTVHNLRATWRPQDGVFKGTEIRAGIENAFDLDYTPHLATRPAPGRTFKLTLARTF; encoded by the coding sequence ATGACCGTAGGCCTGCTGGCCTGCGGCACCGCGATTGGTCTGGCCTGGCCCGCGACCGCACAGGAAAGCTTCAGCCTCGACCCGGTGATGCTCGGCCAGAGCAAGCGCGAGGTGCGCACCGATACCGCGATCTCGGAAACCGTTGTCGACGAAGAGGAAATCGAGGACCGGCAGGCCACCACCATCGCCGAACTGGTCGATTCCGTGCCGGGCGTGTCGCTGATCAACGGCACCACGCCGCAAGGTTCGGGCATCAACATCCGCGGCTTCGGCGCCACCTCGAGCTATGGATCTGACCAGAAGGTCGCGATCCAGGTCGACGGGGCCTCGGTCGGGTCGGAAGAACTCTACCGGATCGGCACCCAGCTTTTCACGGACCCCGCGCTTTACAAGGAAGTCACCGTGATCCGGGGCACCGCCGGGACCTTCGAATACGGGTCCGGCATCATCGGCGGGCTGATCCGGCTGGACACCAAGGACGCCTCGGATTTCACCGGCGGCGAGCCGGGCTTCAAGCTGCGCCAGACCCTGCAATATGGCACCAATGGCGATGCCTGGGCGTCCTCGACGATCTTCGCCTGGCAGCCCGACGAGAACCTCGAATTCCTGGGCAACTACACCTATCGCAGCCAGGGCGTGCAGAAGGACGGCGACGGCAATGGCATCGGCGATGACGGCTTCGACCTGCCCTCATGGATGCTGAAGGGCAAATACACCTTCGGCGAGGCGCGCGAGCATTATGTCAAGCTCAGCTATTCCGACACCAGTTCCGACCAGAAGGACGTGCCCTACGACACTTTCGGAACGACGACCGACATGTTCGGCAATGTCGACCGCAAGATCCGCTCGAAGACCGCCGTTCTGGAATACGGATTCAATCCGGCCGGCAACGATCTTATCAACCTGACCGCCACCCTCAGCTATGCCGAGCAGAAGATCGATCAGGACTACGTGCCGGGCAGTTCGAGCTGCGAGACCACATTCTGCGGCATCCCCTTCCCGCCCGGCGGCTTCGCTGCCACCAATGCCGATCACCGCTACGAAACGACCAAGCTGACCGTCAGGAACCAGGCCATGTTCCAGACCGGCCTGCTGGACCATGACCTGCGCATGGGGGTCGAATATATCCGCAAGGAACGGCTCGATGCCGCTTCGGCCCCGGGCGGCACCGACCGGCGCCGGGCGCTGTTCGTCGTCGACGACATCTCCTTCGGCGGTCTGACGCTGACCCCGGCGCTGCGCTACGAGAGCCAGGATATCGGTGGCGACAGCTATGCCGATTACGACAATGACGCGCTGATGGGCGGGCTGTCGGCGCGCTATGCCTTCGGCAATGGATGGGCGGTCTTCGGCGGCGCCGCCTATACCGAGAACCTGCCCATCATCGACGATCTCGACACCCCCGCCTACATGACCCGCAGCGAAAAGGCCCGGACCTACGAGCTGGGCTTCTCCTACGACCGCGGCACGGTCTTTGCCGATGGCGACGATCTGGCACTGAAGCTCACCGCCTATCACACCACGGTCTGGGACATCACCTCCTATACCACCGACATGATGGTGCCGATCACCGATGCGCGGATGAAGGGGCTGGAACTGGAGGCGGCCTACAGCCTGCCTTCGGGCCATTATGTCGACCTCAATGCCGATATCGCGCGCGGCGAGATCACCACGCCGGGGGTCCCGGACGACTGGGAAGGCACGCCCGCAGACCAGGTCCGGGTGACGCTGGGCCGGAAATGGGGCGACACCCTGGACCTGAGCTGGGAAGTGGCGCATGCGGCCGAGATGAACCGGTCTGCCGAGCCGTCGGGGTCGAGCACGGTCCACAACCTGCGCGCCACCTGGCGACCGCAGGACGGGGTGTTCAAGGGCACCGAGATCCGCGCCGGCATCGAGAACGCCTTCGATCTAGACTACACGCCGCATCTGGCGACCCGGCCCGCGCCGGGGCGGACCTTCAAGCTGACCCTGGCCAGGACCTTCTGA
- a CDS encoding chemotaxis protein CheW: MSPADKDGTGKDGIGQDGAGKEGGPASMRALTIGLRGEVFALPAETVSEILDMGPVTEVPNARAFVNGVINVRGKVVPLADLRVMFGMERTPPDADTRIVVTEIDLDGEPTLVGIIADKVHDVTEISEASVEEAPKVGMRWPAEFLRGIGRHGDDFIIIPDMGRIFGSKGDRDPSFATDERTVK; encoded by the coding sequence ATGAGCCCCGCTGACAAGGACGGCACCGGTAAGGACGGCATCGGGCAGGACGGCGCTGGCAAGGAGGGCGGGCCTGCCTCAATGCGCGCGCTCACCATCGGGCTTCGGGGCGAGGTATTCGCGCTTCCCGCCGAGACCGTGAGCGAGATCCTCGACATGGGTCCGGTGACCGAGGTGCCAAATGCGCGGGCCTTCGTGAACGGTGTCATCAATGTGCGCGGCAAGGTGGTGCCGCTTGCCGATCTGCGGGTGATGTTCGGCATGGAGCGCACGCCGCCCGATGCCGATACCCGCATCGTCGTCACCGAGATCGACCTCGACGGCGAACCGACCCTGGTCGGGATCATCGCCGACAAGGTGCATGACGTGACCGAGATCTCGGAGGCTTCCGTCGAGGAGGCGCCGAAGGTCGGCATGCGCTGGCCCGCCGAATTCCTGCGCGGCATCGGCAGGCATGGCGACGACTTCATAATCATCCCGGACATGGGCCGGATCTTCGGATCGAAGGGGGATCGCGATCCGTCCTTCGCCACGGACGAAAGGACAGTGAAATGA